Proteins encoded together in one Lathamus discolor isolate bLatDis1 chromosome 3, bLatDis1.hap1, whole genome shotgun sequence window:
- the EIF4EBP2 gene encoding eukaryotic translation initiation factor 4E-binding protein 2 encodes MSSAGGRQPSQSRAIPTRTVALSDVAQLPPDYCTTPGGTLFSTTPGGTRIIYDRKFLLDRRNSPMAQTPPCHLPSIPGVTSPGSAGEEPKADANNLNHQEGKPSMGDDAQFEMDI; translated from the exons ATGTCGTCCGCCGGCGGCCGCCAGCCCAGCCAGAGCAGGGCCATCCCCACACGCACCGTGGCCCTCAGCGACGTGGCACAGCTCCCCCCGGACTACTGCACCACCCCCGGCGGCACCCTCTTCTCCACCACCCCGGGAG GCACCCGGATCATCTACGACCGCAAGTTCCTGTTGGACCGCCGCAACTCCCCCATGGCCCAGACCCCGCCTTGTCACCTCCCCAGTATTCCCGGCGTCACCAGCCCCGGCTCGGCCGGAGAGGAGCCCAAAGCGGATGCCAACAACTTGAACCACCAGGAGGGGAAGCCATCCATGG GGGACGACGCTCAGTTCGAGATGGATATCTGA
- the LRRC20 gene encoding leucine-rich repeat-containing protein 20, translated as MQKRMGEAVARVARKVNDTVENKTDSLDLANCKLMTFPIGIYKAMRSVTEGIHCISLANNELKSITNRFVTTFNQLRELNLAGNYLHRLPEEITSLLHLRAINLSRNRFRHFPEPLAAVTALETIDLEENEIRELPTEKLASMASLRSLNLRANPVGPEVRLLVRPLVPFDLLLSPEEPIPKA; from the exons ATGCAGAAGAGGATGGGTGAGGCGGTAGCCCGGGTAGCCAGGAAGGTGAATGACACGGTGGAGAACAAAACGGATTCCCTGG ATCTGGCTAACTGCAAATTGATGACCTTCCCCATTGGCATCTACAAAGCAATGAGAAGCGTCACTGAGGGGATCCACTGCATCTCCCTGGCAAACAACGAGCTGAAGTCCATCACCAACCGATTTGTCACCACCTTCAACCAGCTGAGAG AGCTCAACCTGGCAGGCAACTACCTACACCGCCTGCCTGAGGAGATCACCTCCCTGCTGCACCTCCGGGCCATCAACCTCTCCCGCAACAGGTTTCGGCATTTCCCTGAGCCCCTGGCTGCTGTCACTGCCCTGGAGACCATCGACCTGGAAGAGAATGAGATCAGAG AGTTGCCAACAGAGAAGCTGGCCTCCATGGCATCACTGCGGAGCCTCAACCTGCGGGCAAACCCTGTCGGTCCTGAGGTGCGGCTGCTGGTCCGGCCCCTTGTCCCCTTCGACCTGCTGCTGTCACCAGAGGAGCCCATCCCCAAAGCCTGA